Genomic segment of Dromiciops gliroides isolate mDroGli1 chromosome 3, mDroGli1.pri, whole genome shotgun sequence:
ataatGGTCATTCCCCTGGGTGAGACAGACAAGGATTCCAGTTTGGTCAGACTGTTCCAGAGCCCTTCCCAGCCCTGGTGTAGGTGCTGCCGCCCTCCTGGGGCCAGTCCGCTGCCTCTGTGGATCCCGCTCCCAGGGCAGGGCCGCTGGTCAGAGCTGCTGTCCCCACGGTGGGTGTGAGTTTCTAGACAGTCCTAAGAAGCTGGGGCAGAGGGCAGGGGAGGGTTCTTCACGTACCAACTCTATTTGTCCTCCCTGGAGGGGACAATTGACTTTGAGAGCCCTAGGCAGGAAGCAGAGGGGGTGCAAGTAGAAGAGGGTGGCAGGAAGGTCTCAGGTCTATGGAATTCTGACAGCAGACAGACACAGTCCGGTTAGGCATTGTAGGATGAGGAGGACACACTGCCACCATGGCCCGTCCAGTTGGTGTGGATGAACTGTCCTGGTTTGGCTAAGAGTTCATAGGTGTGAGCCCCGAAGTAATCCCTTTGggcctagaaaaaaaaacaaactgctgGGCACACGTGTACAGTCACGTACCAGACACCAACCCCATGCCTCATGCCGTCCAAGCTCCCAGGATCCGTCTACCTGGCCAGGCTAGACGCACACCCCAAGAACATACCTGGATAAGGTTGGCGGGCAGCATCTCGTGTCTGTACCCATCATAGAAGGAAAGCGCAGTGGTGAAGCAGGGCATGGGGATGCCAGCCTGCACGCCAGTGCTGATCGCCCGCCTCCAAGAGTCCTGGACGTGAAACAGGAAGCAAAGGTTTgctcagaacaaaagaaaaatctggCCAATGCTAAGCCATGGCTGCTCCCCTGCCCTGCCTGGGGATTCCAGAGAATTAGAGCCGACCACAGAGCATGCCACCCCCCACCTGGTACAAGTCACAGGCGACCCCTTGTTGGCATACTCACCTGGCATTTCTGCACGGCTGTCTTAAAGAAATCATCCAGGAGAAGGTTCTGGAGCTGGGGGTTCCGGTCAAAGGCGTCTTTGATCTTCCCTAGGAAGACGCTGGGAAAACAAGGGGCAAGTCAGCAGATAAAGCAGGGCCCTGTGCCCACGAGGAGCAAAGTCACTTTTCCCCCATCCAGAGCATGGAAGGAGGAGGGCACATGGCCAGGTCACAAAGGGGCCACTGGCCGCTGCTTGGCTGTGCCCCCTTCTCAGCTTCCAGAGCCCCAGAAAGGCTGGCAGAGATGCCAGCCATCAAGACGCTGTGCTCAGATCCGAAAAGAACAAACAGTCGTCCAAGGACCAAGTTAGCAGTGACGCGAACACCTATGTCTATCTCTCTTTAAGTTTGATGTTTGTTATTCTTTTAGCTCCCCATTGTTACACACACGCGGTGGCACGCCTGCACCCGTGCCTCTCCAAAGAAACCTTGCTTGGGACAAAGGCAGGCAGTGAGGCAAAGCCAAAGGACTGGCCAGCTGTTGCACCATTGATGTATGCACCATTCATACCTGTAGGCCCTCACCTGTCTACGCAAAGTGGGGAGGTATATTTCCACATCTCATCTGTGGCCAAGGCTGGACATTATAATTCATCTGTAgccatttaaacatttttttgtgtgtgatttgGGGAAAATCCTGTTTTCTCAGAAGAGCCCCAGACCTCTGAGGCTGCTGCCAAGGACTAAGGACCCAGCACGATGAACAGATGGGCAGACCTGGCAGAAACGCTGAGCAGGGGCCTGGCAAGTCTGCTTCAAGGGGATGAGTGAGGGCCCCAACCTGCAGACTCAGCCAAAGACACAGGTTTGTGCACACTAGCTCCAGCATCACCAACACCCTAAACAGCAGGAGCTGCCGCCAATCTCAGACGGAGAGATCTGACCCATTGTTAGTGCGGCCACCTGTCACGAAGCAAAGGAACCCTTCTCACCTGCGGATGATGCAGCCTCCCCTCCACATCAGGGCAATGCCACCGTAATTGAGGGTCCAGCCGAACTCCTTGGCTGCCTGACGCAGAAGCATAAAGCCCTGGGTGTAGGAGATGATCTTGGAGGCATACAGGGCCTGGGAAAAAACACAAAGACTCAGGTGGGGCTCTAAAGCAAAGGTGACATCGCAAGTCCGACACAGGTGAGACCAGACAGCCGCTAGGAGATCTCGGGATTTCTGTGATTCCGTCTGGCTTCACACTGAAGGGCACCTTAGAGGTACTCCATTCTGACCCctccttttactgatgagaaactgagggaatAATCCACCTACCAAAGGACCTACAGGTAGCAGAGCCCCAGCCTCAAATCCAGAATCCTTTCCACTGCACCAAGATGCCCCCTCAAGTTCCCCTAGGTTCTAACACTCTAGAATTCCACAGTGGATGGATCTAGCACTGCCCACAGGGGCCAagagacctgggttggaatcctgcctctcACTTGACAcaagactttgggcaaatcacctcactcttagggctcagtttccccatctataaagggCCCCCTGGCTCTATCCTAGTCCCAGTCAGGACGATGGCCTTTCCCAGAtggtcagaagagagaagactgTGCACTATAACTCGGGGGCCATTCGACCGAGCAGCACATCCTGGGCACCGGCTGAACCCTGGTCTCCAGTTCGTTCCTACTCCATCCTCTCTGCCTGGACCTGATAAAGACCCACCAGTCCCACCTTGGACCCACCTTTCGAATGTCCTCCAAGAATGACTTCTTGTCACCCCCAAACTTGGTCTTAGGGGGGCCTGCCAACTTCTTGCTGGCTTGGATCCGTTCGTCCTTCAAAGACGATAGACACCGGGCGAAGACAGCTTCTCCTAGAGTGGAGAAGCAAGGGAAAGGTACTGAATGACCCATCCTGGGACACAGAATCAGAGAAGAGGGACAGCCCACAGCGCCAGGACCAGTACTGGGAGCCGCCAAGGGGAGAAAGCTTAGATCACTTGGAGCGTCATAGTCAATCTCCTTTCTCACCCAAGCACAGGGAATTATCTGTGGAGATCAACAGGGAATACAAAGGGAAGTTATGGAGGAGCCATGACCCTCTGCACTTGTTACAGGGAATCCCTTCTGCCAGTATAGGCTGGCACCTTCTCGGCACCATCACTGATACTCTTATATCAGGGGCTCTTCAGCTAGTTTGTGGCAGGGACCCTCCAGCAGGGGAGTGAAGCCTACTGGCCTCTTCTCAGAAGAACGTTTTTAATGCATAACACGCACAGAATTACAGAGGAaacaaattatactgaaatagttgtcaagaaatttaaaaaaaacaagacacCAAAAAACAgctaagttcacagaccccaggttagaGGATCAATCACAAAGCCCACAGCCCGTGGCTTGGGTGTGGCCTCAACCAGactaaaatataactgggaaatacttaacaaaataaacaaaagtaaaacTGAATGCAGATAATGTCACATTTTGAAGCTAAGTCAATGTGTGGCCCACAGGGATGAATCAGCAGCCCCTGCTTCTGAGTTTGTTGATtccaaggttaagtgattggttCAGGGTCATACACACTGGTTCAGGTTTTGACAGGACTCGAACACAGGTCTAACTAGCTTGGAGGTGGGCTTGCTGTCTACTACTCAAACTATTATTCAGTTTTAGGATGCTGGGCTGGACTCTAAGTGACCCTTTAATTCCAAGGGCTTTCTCCATCATTTACCCCAGATCTTTTATTCTCTGCCAGCATTTGGGAAAATCAagtgtttcctcatttatgaaatggagAGATCTGAGAGTCTCAAAATTCTCCCCCGGAGCTAAATCCACTCtaacctctccccctcccccaatgtgtCACACACTGGCCTAGGCACTggagaaacacagagaaaagggaaaactgggcctgtcctcaaggagcttatccaATAATTAGTAGAGGGAGAGTGGGCTGACAATTAGAGGAACCAGGGATGGTGAAGGGCATGGAGCTGAGCCCTGAAGGGAGTCAAGGATTTctaacccccccccaacacacacacacacactgctttaatcaggaactcttccCCCCGGGGTTCTTTCTTTTGACATTGTGCAAGGGTCTCTCTATGTTTTTTCCTCTCAGAGGGCCAGACAATATACTTCTTTTTTagagaacaagagggaaaaaagagaaactgatCAATCCATAAAGAAATCCAATCTAATCACCCATGCAAGGTTCCACAGACACTCTCCCCGACAGACactctccccgcccccaccctgcAAAGGAGCAGGCGAGGGCCCCTGCCATTGCCCATGTGGGATGACTTGACATTTGTGGGAGAGATGTGTAAGACACCTGGCGCAATGAGACCAGAGGAGCCAACGCCCTCGAGGTTACATAAGGGCCAGGCTGGGTGggcccttccttcctcatctgcTCAGGGAGCTGGAGGCTCAGCGGTGCTCTCAGCATCAAACCTGGGACGGGCCAAGGGCTTCCCAGGAACCTTCCTCCCCCTGGCAGATCTCCCGGGGTTGGGCTGAGAAGCAGCCAGCTTCCCTCTGGGCAGGCCTGGTCTCTTGCCTCACAAAGAAACTGCCAGCAGGGTGGGGGCATGAttcagagggggaggagggaacagaAAAGTCAGATCCATCCTCCGGCTCAGAAGGCCAGACCTGAACAAGGACCCAATTTTCAGTTCTAAAAGGCAAATGCCACCCCTTGCATTGGCCAGCTAAATGAAGGAGCCCTCGTGTGGTTGGTACAGGAGGCACAGACCCCTCCTCTCCTCACGGAAAGATGCCATCCTCCTTCAGGCACTCATCACCTCCCACCAGGACTCTCGGCCTCCAGCCCGGCCCTGTTGCAACCCCTCCTCCAAACAGCGGCCAAAGCGCAGGTCTATTCACATCACCTTCTCCTTGTGGCCCCCTactacctccaagatcaaatgcaGACTCCTGGgtgtggcattcaaagcccttcccacCTCTGTGCTCTCCTTACACATGACTCCTCTCCCAAGAGCCTTGTGGGCCATCACCATCTCCCACATGCCTGCCTCTGCACCCAGTCTGCCACGCTGGCAACGTGCTGGCCCtcgcctctctctgcctcttagtTCCACTGGCTTACTTCCACATTCAGCTCAAATCTGACCATCTACAAGGGGCCTTTCCCAGACCCCCtagatgctagtgccttcccctttcaGTAGCCCTCTCAGTTACCCTACTGTATATGTTCTGTACATTCACAGTGATTTACATGCTGTCTttgccattagaatgtaagcacctggAGGGCTGgaaatgtttttgtctttttgtgtatccccagtggccggcacatagtaggagcttaataaatgcgtatggcctgactgtgtgaccatggttatcacttcacctctctggccctcagtctcttcatctatacaaCTGGAAAATGACACTTGAAGTGTCTGCCTCCTGAAGGAGTGAGGAATGCATGGGAAGGACTTGGAACTACTTAAACAATGGCATAAGTTATAACGACAAATACCGATCATTAACCTTCACCTAATGGCACGCCTCTACAACTCTTGTTCCAATGCCTTCCTAACTTCCCAGATCATTAGAAAGGTCTGGACTTTTAGTCTCAGGCACACCAATTCCAAGCTAGTCAGGGTCTCAGAGGCTGCCTCTTCcagttcctcattttatagataaggaaactcgggcccagaaaatggaaggaagtgatcaaggtcacacaggcttgAAGcggccagacttgaacccagatcctccctTGTCAGTGTTCCTCCCCTTCGATCACCCTGCCAAATGAGACACACTTATTCCAAGGATAAACCAAGATAGGGGACAGCACCCTGAGCCCACAGCCCCAGCGAACAGTTATGTGTCTGTGGAAATGGAAggactttccctttttttaaattgCCACCCAGTTTTTGACGCCTAAGGCATATGCCAAGAGCTCACGGCTGGCACTCTTTTCCATAGGGGACAAATGCCTGTTTAAAAACTTCTttacaaagtaagtacttaataaaacaTTTGCCAAAAAAGTTAATGGGAATAGATTGTGTAGGTCTAGATTTAAAGGGAGGAAAGCCTTCGAAGACatcctccttgagggcagctgggtggcgcagtggataaggcattggccctgaattcaggaggacctgagttcaaatccagtctcagacacttgacactagctgtgtgaccctgggcaagtcacttaaccctcactgccctggcccccccaaaaaaagaaagaaagaaaaaaagaagaagacatcCTCCTGTCCAACTTCTCAGTTTTATGGTTCAGGAAAGCAAGAAAACTCAGACGTTAGACAAAAgctcaaaaagaaaaatctggcTAACTTTCTAACATTCCTTCAACAGACCTCAGGGTcagaatgggggggaggggacatgGGGGAAAAGAAAGTGGGCAGGGGAAGGGTGCTGGGCATTACCAATGAGGGTCACGGGGACCCCGTACTCCAGCGCCGAGATGGCCGTCCACTTCCCAGTGCCCTTCTGGCCGGCACTATCCCTGATCTTCGGTAGGAGATGCTGGCCATCGGTATCATGGAACTTAAGGATATTGGCTGTGATTTCAATTAGGAAGGAGTCCAGCTCTGTCTTATTCCATTCTTCAAATACCTATGTACAGGATGTGGGAAGAAACAACGTGATAAAAACGAGGATGAAATCGACAGGTATCCTGTGGCTAGTCTCCCTGACCACAAGCCAGAcacccctttttcatttttagacCCTGCTAAACCCACAACTTCCCTTGCATTCTCAGCCACAACAGCCAGGAAAAGGCAGGAGAGAGCTGGCAAGGCTGAGGA
This window contains:
- the PGD gene encoding 6-phosphogluconate dehydrogenase, decarboxylating, with the protein product MAQADIALIGLAVMGQNLVLNMNDHGFVVCAFNRTVSKVDEFLANEAKGTKVVGAHSLEEMVSKLKKPRRIILLVKAGQAVDDFIVKLVPLLEAGDIIIDGGNSEYRDTTRRCQDLKAKGILFVGSGVSGGEEGARYGPSLMPGGNKEAWPHIKTIFQSIAAKVGTGEPCCDWVGDEGAGHFVKMVHNGIEYGDMQLICEAYHLMKDVLGMEHDEMAKVFEEWNKTELDSFLIEITANILKFHDTDGQHLLPKIRDSAGQKGTGKWTAISALEYGVPVTLIGEAVFARCLSSLKDERIQASKKLAGPPKTKFGGDKKSFLEDIRKALYASKIISYTQGFMLLRQAAKEFGWTLNYGGIALMWRGGCIIRSVFLGKIKDAFDRNPQLQNLLLDDFFKTAVQKCQDSWRRAISTGVQAGIPMPCFTTALSFYDGYRHEMLPANLIQAQRDYFGAHTYELLAKPGQFIHTNWTGHGGSVSSSSYNA